GGCGGCGCTCGCTCCCTCGGATGCCTGGCAAAAACTATCGGACGACGGCTTAACGCTGTTGAAGACGATGCAGTTCGGGCCGCGCAAGCTTCCAGCCGAATGGGTGAGCCTCAGCGGCCAGCCGCAGCCGGCACAGGGTTTCGACGCCGAGTTTGCCTATAATGCCATCCGCATCCCGCTCTATCTCGCTCGTGGCGGTGTCACCGACAAGGCGCTGCTAACCCGCCTGCAACAAGGGATGTCGCAAGACGGCGTTCCCGCCACGATCGATCTGAGCACCGGCCGGCCGAAGGCTGTATTGTCGGATCCTGGTTATCGTATTGTTAACGATGTTGTGGCCTGTGTGGTCGATGGGACCAAGTTGCCGGTCTCGGCCCTGCAATTTGCGCCCGCACTCTATTATCCGTCCACGCTCCAGCTGCTGGGGTTGGCCTATATTGGGGAGAAGCATCCGGAGTGTCTGTGAAGTCTTCTCTCGTGGCGGTTTCAGCGGCAGTTGTGGTGGCGACCCTCGTCACCGGGCTGAAAGATCGTGCCGCTTTGCAGGAAAAGTTCGGCCTTGGGGCCGCCGGCAAGCCGTCGCCGGAGCTGATGATGATGGGCCGCATCAAACCGACGGATGGTCCTGCCGGCGATCCCGAGTTCAACGCGCAACTCGTCGCCGACAAGATAGAGGCGATCACTTCCCCGCCGCCAGCACCGGACAGGTCCGAGCCGGATGCCGCTGCATCGCAGCCTGCGGCACCTCAGACGGCTGCTCCGCCGGCTCAGACGGTCGCCCAGCCGGCACCAGTCACACCCCCCATCGTTTCCAAGCCGCCGGCACCACAGCAGGCGGCCGCGGCGCCGCAGCCTACCGTCGATGAAAGTGCGCTTCGTTATTTCGCCAGCCGCGGCGACAAGGTGCGCCTGCAGGCCGAAATCTCCCGCCTTCAGGCGCTCTATCCGAACTGGGTTCCGCCAGCCGATCCGCTCGCCGTGCCGCAGAATGGCGACAAGCAGCTCGAGGCCATGTGGCAGCTCTATTCCGATGGCCGCTATGCGGAACTGCGCAAGGCCGTCGCCGACCGCCAGGCAGCCGATGCCGGATGGCAGCCGCCGGCCGATCTGCTCGACCGGCTTGACGTCGCCGAGGCCCGTGCCCGCCTCGTCAATGCTTCGGACCTCAAGCAATATGCGACTGTGGTCGATATCGCTGCCGCAACACCGAGCCTGCTCACCTGCAGCGAGGTCGATGTTCTCTGGCGCGTGGCCGAAGCCTTCATCCAGACGGAGAGGGCGCAGCGCGGCCAGGACGCCTACATCTATATCCTGAAGAACTGCACCAATCCGGCCGAGCGGCAGGCGACGGTCGAGAAGGCCTCGACGCTGCTTGCCTACCAGCCGATGCAGGCGCTGCTCGCGCTGGAGAGGCCTGCCGCCGACGGCAACAAGGAATTCGACGCGATTCGCGACAACCTCGCCCGACGCTTCATGGCCGAGGGCGATGACGATCCGAATCTCGCCATCGCGCCCGATTATATCGCCCGCCTCGAAAAACTCGCCGAGACGGAGGGGCTTGCCCCCGATGCGCTGCTGCTCGGCTGGTACCAGCTTCGCCGCAACAATGATGCCGATGCCGAGAAATGGTTCCGTGCCGCCCGAGCCAAGCAAGATTCGGCGACCGCTTCGCAGGGGCTGGCGCTGGCGCTGATCGCCCGCAAGGCGCCTAAGGAAGCCGAAGAGGTGATGTTCCGCTGGCGCACCGATTCCGAGGATGCGACATCAACCTATCTCGCCGCCACCGCCAACCTGATGGCGCTGCAGCCGCCGGCCGATCTGGCCGAAGACGTGCTGCACCGCATCGCTGGCGAGGTCATCGCCCGCAAATACGTGCCGACGGCGCAGCAGTTCGGCTGGTATGCCCGTTCCCTCAACCAGTTCCAGACCGCCGCACGCTGGTTCGAGACGGCGCTTGCCTGGAAACCTGATGACGAACCGTCCGCCTATGGCCTTGTCATCACCCGCGAGCAACTGAGCGACCGCAAGGGCGTGCTCGACCTCCAGCGCGCCTGGGCCGGCCGGTCGAGCCGGATCACCAATCTCGAAGACACGTCCTCCCTGATGCCGAACGCCGTCACGCCGCCGCCGGCGAAGGGGGGGCTTGTCGCACAGCAACCGGCTCAACCGGCGCAGCGCCCCCCGGCCGAGCCGCTTCCGGCAGAGCGCCGCGTGATCCTGCAGCCGGGTGCGGAAGTGGTCGTTCGTGCGGCGAGACCGGCGATGGACACGGTGACCGTCCCGCGCGGCCCGCGCCAGACGCGCGGCTGCTCGAGGACCATCGACGCGGGGCAGCTTAAGCCGGCCGACGCGCTGTCGCGCGGCTGGTGCCTGATGGATATCAACCGGCCGATGGAGGCGATCTCGGCCTTCGAGGCCGCATTGCAGAGCCCGGCCCGCAAGGTCCGTGAAGACGCAGCCTATGGCCAGAGCCTTGCCTATCTCCGCGCCGGTCTTTCCACCAATGCCGCTGTCGCGGCCACCAAGGCGCCGCAGAACCGCCAGCGCGCCGCCGAGCTTCAGGTGGCGATCCTCGCAGACCGTGCGCTTTCGGCCTTCGATGCCGGCCGTTATCGCGAAACTCTCATCTATCTCGATCAGCGCGCCCAGCTGCAGCAGGAACGCATCGACCTGATGGTTCTGCGCGGCTATTGCTACCTCAATCTCAAAATGTACGGCGATGCGACCCGTATCTTCGAAGCCACTGCCGCAACCGGCAGCCGCGACGCCGCCCGCGGTCTTGCCGACGTCCGTAACGTCACGCATCCAGACACCAACAACTGACGTTGACGCCGTTTCCGCTCTCCGCTACTCGCCTGCACAAAGGCCGCTCCGGCCTCATGCTTGCAAGGAAAAGCCCGTGCCCGCTCTCCATGACATCCTCGACAGATCCTATGACGCCTTCCTTTTCGACATGGACGGAACGCTGCTGAATTCTATTGCGGTCGTCGAACGCGTCTGGAGTGAATGGGCAAGGCGCCACGGCTTCGAGCCGGAGGTCTTCCTGAAGACGATCCACGGCATCCGCGCCTCCGATGTGATCCGCGGGCTTGGCTTGCCTGGCGTCGATCCGGCACATGAGGCGGATCTGCTGCTCGCCGAGGAAATGGAGGATGTCTCCGGCATCGTCGAGATCCCCGACGCCGTTCGTTTCCTCAATGCCATCGCCGATGGCAAATGGGCGATCGTCACCTCGGCGCCGATCGAGCTCGCCAGGCGCCGCATGGCCGCTGCCGGCGTCCCGATGCCGAAGGTCATCGTCAGCGGCCAAGAGGTCAAATCAGGCAAGCCCAGCCCCGAAGGATATCTGCTCGGTGCAAGTCGCCTCGGTGTCGATCCGAAAAAATGCCTGGTCTTCGAAGATGCGGTCGCCGGCATCCTCGCCGGCGAGGCCGCCGGCGCCGACGTCACCGTCATCACCGAAACGCACGCCACGCCCTTCGAAACGCCGCATTTTTCGATCGCCAACTACCAGGCATGGCAGCCTCGTCAAACCGCCGAAGGCCGGCTGAGGCTCGCGGCGATCTGACCATTCGCGCAAACCGCCTCCTTTTTCTTGAAGGCAAGGTTTTTCCGCTTGCATTGCACGCGCTGAAAAACTAAACGAAGCAAGCCGTTTCGGCAGGTCGGGGCGTAGCGCAGCCCGGTAGCGCACTTGACTGGGGGTCAAGGGGTCGCTGGTTCGAGTCCAGTCGCCCCGACCATTTATCCCCTTGAAAAACCCAGTCAGAATGTCACTTTTCTTCGTCCCGCCAGCGGCGGAGAGCGGAACGAGACGTCGGCAGAAATGCTGAAACGGGAACTGTAAGTCCCGAAAAATCCCGAACGAAAATGCCATTTGTTCTTGTTGCAACAAGCTGTGGCGCCGCCATCGCAAACGGCGGCTGGGATTCGGCCGCCGTCAGTGCGGTTTCTGAGCAATCGCGATCATCGACTTCGCCAGAAGCGGAATCCTCCCGACATATTCGAAGTCGACGTCTTCGAAGCCTGCTTCGACGAGCAGCGTGCTGAGCGTTCCGGGAGACCAGAATTTGATATGGCCATGGTCCTTCAGCGGCATGAAATGGTCATCCATCTTTCCGCTGACGGCCAATGCCAGATTTTTCCAGTAACCGTGAAAAGGCGTCGACATAACGGCGATGCCGCCAGGCTTCACCAGATCATACATGGTGGCCGAGAAAGCCTTGGGATCATAGACATGTTCCACCACTTCAAGGCTGATCACGGCATCGAAAGTCCCATACCGGCTGGAAAGATCTTCGTAGCCGGAACCGATTTCCAGCGGAAGATCGGGGTGGGCCGTTCTCGCTTTCGCGATGCCGTCCTTCGAGGGATCGACACCGACGACGTCATAGCCTTTTTCCGCAAGCACGGCTGCAGCACCGCCGGTGCCGCAACCGAGGTCGAACACCGCCGTTTCATTTGCCTCCTGGAAACTGTTCTCGAGAACATCGACAACGGCCGGGAGAATATAGGAATGGGCGGTCGCCGGCTTGGCGTGTACATAGGTCGTAGCGTCCAGTTCGATAGACATTTTACCTCCTGAAAATCTTAAGAAAGTGAGCGGCCAATGGTACGGCGGACTTTGACGGGAGTGTGGTGTCGTTGTGGTATTAAGGTGATTAACGCCAAAGGCGGTCGCGGCGGCTAAGCGTCGCCCGCCGAATGGCTGTAGCGACTGCACGAGACGTCCTCAAGCACGCCCGACGCTCGCCCCAGCAAGGATCCCGAAGCTGATTGAACAGGGTGCCCTGAAGATGCTGAAAACGGCCCGCGTTCAGATTGCCGCATTATAGTGGTTCAAAGCGCCACCGCATCCGGCTCGGCCCTCTTCTACCATTTAAACTAAATAACGCGATGAAATACCCTTTGAAGGTGAGTCATAAATAAATCCTTTAGTTCTTTTGGTAATCCTTCAGTTGGGAGAGGCGGTATTTGTAGCATTTTGTTAAAATTACACCAAATTTGAAAGTTACTAACCCGATTTTGGATTGCAAAAACCTGAAGCCTCTTCGCATTCTCG
The Rhizobium leguminosarum DNA segment above includes these coding regions:
- a CDS encoding HAD family hydrolase; the protein is MPALHDILDRSYDAFLFDMDGTLLNSIAVVERVWSEWARRHGFEPEVFLKTIHGIRASDVIRGLGLPGVDPAHEADLLLAEEMEDVSGIVEIPDAVRFLNAIADGKWAIVTSAPIELARRRMAAAGVPMPKVIVSGQEVKSGKPSPEGYLLGASRLGVDPKKCLVFEDAVAGILAGEAAGADVTVITETHATPFETPHFSIANYQAWQPRQTAEGRLRLAAI
- a CDS encoding cellulose synthase; translation: MKSSLVAVSAAVVVATLVTGLKDRAALQEKFGLGAAGKPSPELMMMGRIKPTDGPAGDPEFNAQLVADKIEAITSPPPAPDRSEPDAAASQPAAPQTAAPPAQTVAQPAPVTPPIVSKPPAPQQAAAAPQPTVDESALRYFASRGDKVRLQAEISRLQALYPNWVPPADPLAVPQNGDKQLEAMWQLYSDGRYAELRKAVADRQAADAGWQPPADLLDRLDVAEARARLVNASDLKQYATVVDIAAATPSLLTCSEVDVLWRVAEAFIQTERAQRGQDAYIYILKNCTNPAERQATVEKASTLLAYQPMQALLALERPAADGNKEFDAIRDNLARRFMAEGDDDPNLAIAPDYIARLEKLAETEGLAPDALLLGWYQLRRNNDADAEKWFRAARAKQDSATASQGLALALIARKAPKEAEEVMFRWRTDSEDATSTYLAATANLMALQPPADLAEDVLHRIAGEVIARKYVPTAQQFGWYARSLNQFQTAARWFETALAWKPDDEPSAYGLVITREQLSDRKGVLDLQRAWAGRSSRITNLEDTSSLMPNAVTPPPAKGGLVAQQPAQPAQRPPAEPLPAERRVILQPGAEVVVRAARPAMDTVTVPRGPRQTRGCSRTIDAGQLKPADALSRGWCLMDINRPMEAISAFEAALQSPARKVREDAAYGQSLAYLRAGLSTNAAVAATKAPQNRQRAAELQVAILADRALSAFDAGRYRETLIYLDQRAQLQQERIDLMVLRGYCYLNLKMYGDATRIFEATAATGSRDAARGLADVRNVTHPDTNN
- a CDS encoding class I SAM-dependent methyltransferase, with the protein product MSIELDATTYVHAKPATAHSYILPAVVDVLENSFQEANETAVFDLGCGTGGAAAVLAEKGYDVVGVDPSKDGIAKARTAHPDLPLEIGSGYEDLSSRYGTFDAVISLEVVEHVYDPKAFSATMYDLVKPGGIAVMSTPFHGYWKNLALAVSGKMDDHFMPLKDHGHIKFWSPGTLSTLLVEAGFEDVDFEYVGRIPLLAKSMIAIAQKPH